The Octopus sinensis unplaced genomic scaffold, ASM634580v1 Contig07151, whole genome shotgun sequence genome contains the following window.
CCCTTCAGCCTGGCTCAACTTCGTACTTACACCAAAATCAGGGAAATGCGTTCAGGGTGCTGCCCTCGGCAGACAATTCAGTGTTCTACCAGATTCCACCAAGTTGCCATATTATATCGAGGGCTCCAGAGCATTTGAGGTAGACTGAGGGCTTTATCCCTGGACAGTGCTTTGACTTGTATTAACATTTCTGACTTGGAAGTTAAGTGGTGAATACAGTCTGCCAGAAAGGCTTTTGCCTCCTTTGAGAAGCATCTACGGAGATTCCTTGGCAGTGACCACAAAATGCAAGCGAAATTGTAAAATGGTGCAGTGCTCACTTGCCTCAACTATTCAACGGAATGCGTTGCTCTTGACCACCGACATATCAAAGCCCTGCCTGAGCCCTAATGTGGAGGCCCTGCGCTGCACTGTCGCGGTTAGTATGAAGGCCCTCTTCACCTTATTGCGTCTCGGCTGGGCATGACATGTTTGCAGTAGGAAGAGTGAAAGTTTACGTAAGGCAGATTTTGTTTTATGGTAAAAGGCATCAGGGCAGGTGAAGCCGTGGTGGCCAGGGGGATGAGCTGGAGATAGATGTGTAGAACTCTGGAATCTCCCTCAGGACCCTGAAAGGAGAGGTCCCGGCGGCGCAATTGATGGCACCGTATTTTGAAGCTCAAAATTCCGGCCATTGAGGAGTAAAaatgcagaaatatttttgcgcgcggtcgtgtctatgtgtgtgtgtgtgtgtgtgtgtgtttgtaagtgtgtgtgtgtgtgtgtgtgtgtgtatgtgtgtaagtgtgtaagtgtgtgtgtgtgtgtgtgtgtatgtgtgtgtgtaacattgtgTATGTGCCCGAGCGTGttctgttttatgtatttgtattcacacacacacacacacacacacacatacacacacacacacacacacacattcacagccaTTTTCTCGCACATACACctaaatacattcatgcattctGCGAGGGAGGGTTTCAATATTCAACTCATCCACAATAAAAGTCAGTggttgtatgtgtacgtgtgtgtgtatgtgtgtgtacgtgtgtgtgtgtgtgtgtgtgtgtgtatgtgtgtgtgtgtatgtatgtatgtatgtatgcatgtatgtatgtgtgtgtatgtgtgtgtgtatgtgtgtgtgtatgtgtgtgtgagtgtgtgtgtgtatgtgtgtatgtatgtatgtatgtatgcatgtatgcatgtatgtatgtgtgtgtgtgactgtgtgtgtatgtgtatgtgtacgtgcgtgtatatgtgtgtgtgtatgtgtgtgtgtatgtgtgtgtgtgtgtgtgtgtgtgtgtgtgtgtgtgtgtgtgtgtgtgtgtgactgcgtgtgtgtgtgtgaatggttgcGCACGCACTCTTCGGTGTGGTTCACTTTTCCCCTCCCTCAACGATTTCTAAGCAAATGTCGCCTACAAAATgacgtaaataaaataaagaaataaaaatttcctTACGGAAATTGCCGAAGATTTAAACCATCAACGAAACATTGCCGAAATTTTAAATGCCAAATAAGGGAAGAAAGACATTCTATCGATATCATCGAACACCGTGCATCTGAACGTTTAACCCTCTCGCCTATGAGTTCAGCCCTCAGTTTTTCGTGTAACCCCTTAAGGTGTGGAGTCCTTAAATAGAAACGCAGATTATTACGGTGAGAATTTCTgatgcatttgtatattttgaGTTGGAAGCGAGGAGTTGGATTTCGTTAACGCATGCGCATTGATAGCAATTTGAGAGgacagaaataatatataataaacggAACCAGGTTCTGCTCATCACGTTCTTACATCGACTACCATGGCAGATGGAGGTGAAAACGTTGGGACAAGCGATCAGCCCCATTCCCCAACTAAGGAAGATCTTAGTAAACGTTTCGCTAAATATGATATGGATGATAAAAAGCGACTTGTAGCCTACATCTTCAACCacgaaaatttcaaaaataaccaTCCTGAATCTCGTGAAGGCTCATCAAAAGATACAGAAGCTTTTATAGCGGCATTAATAAAACTTGGATTTTCTGAACGGGATGTCACAGTTTTTAAAGATAAAACAGCCGATGAAATGCTCAATGCTTTCAAAAATGTTAACGAAGTTGGAACTCGTAATCCAGTTGGTTGCTTTGTTTGTGCAATTATGAGCCATGGTAGGGAAAACGATCAGTTATGTGCATACGACCGCGATGTTGGACTGTATGATTTGCTTTCTTGCCTGACACCCGTTAAATGTCCATCTTTAAGAAAAGTACCCaaattaatttttgttcaagCATGTCGTGGAGGAGAGATTGATGAAGGAGCCTGTGTAACTGATGGCCCTGAAACAGAAGTGAATGAAACGCTATCCAATATTCCAATTATGCCTGATCTGTTGGTTTTTCATTCCTCCTATAATAAATATTCGTCTTTCAGGAACAAAACGAATGGTACGTGTTTTATGGAAACATTAA
Protein-coding sequences here:
- the LOC115227791 gene encoding caspase-7-like; translated protein: MDDKKRLVAYIFNHENFKNNHPESREGSSKDTEAFIAALIKLGFSERDVTVFKDKTADEMLNAFKNVNEVGTRNPVGCFVCAIMSHGRENDQLCAYDRDVGLYDLLSCLTPVKCPSLRKVPKLIFVQACRGGEIDEGACVTDGPETEVNETLSNIPIMPDLLVFHSSYNKYSSFRNKTNGTCFMETLSEALSEYSTERELLTLLTAVSYYVASEKFKTKRNPELEEKQMPQIMSTLLKQLKFEPRRENASSKARKRSRSPLEETDGSSKKRPRKPTLIRTTPRTYKYTYINTVICTVM